The Actinoplanes sp. N902-109 genomic interval GCTCGCGATGCCGGGGAAGGCGGCGTAGAAGTCGGCGGCGAGCTGGAAGGCTGCGACGCCTGGAAGTCGGCAGCGACCCAGATGGCTGCGGCGACCCAGATGGCTGCGGGGCTCAGAAGTTGGCGGCGACCCAGATGGCTGAGGCGACCCAGATGGCTGAGGCGGCTCAGAGGGCTGCGGGGGCTCAGATGGCTGCGGGGGCTCAGAAGGCTGCGGCGACCCAGATGGCTGAGGCGGCTCAGAAGGCTGCGGGGGCTCAGATGGCTGCGGGGGCCCAGAAGTCAGCAGCGGCCCAGAAGGCTGCGGCGGGTCAGAAGTCGGCGGCGACCTGGCGGAACCATTGGTCGACGGCGCGGGTGTGCAGGTCGAAGCCGAGTTGCTCGGGGCGTTCCAGCACCTCGCGCCCGGTCGTTTCGGTGTCGGTGTGCGGGGGGAGGTCGGCGGGTGAGGCCAGGGCCGGGAAGAGGGCGAAGATCAGCAGCGTGCCGTCCGGGGCGCTGCTGGCGTCGAACAGCAGCACCGTGGCCGGGTCTGCGGTGACGCCGGTTTCCTCGTGCAGTTCGCGGGCCGCTGCCTGTTGCCAGGTTTCCGAGGGTTCCATGAAGCCGCCCGGCAGCGCGAGGGTGCCGGCCGCCGGGGGCACCGCGCGGCGGATCACGAGCAGGCCCGCGCCGACCGGTTGCAGGGCGACCGCGACCGGCTTGGGGTTGAGATAGCTGGTCTCGCCGCAGGCTGCGCAGCGGCGGGGCCAGGGCTGGCCGGGGGTGAAGCGCGCACCGCAGAAGGTGCAGTGCGCGTAGCGGTCAGGCATGCAGCGGGGCGTTGCAGGCCGCGACCAGGGCTTGGCGGCACGCGGTCAGCAGCGGGCGCAGGGCGGCGTCGCGTTGCTGGGCCTCGTGGTTGTTGACCGCGCCGCCGGGGGCGTTGTGCTCGGCCAGCACCAGCACCTGGTCGAGGATGCTGGCCCGGGCGAACAGCCGGCGGGAGCGCGGGTCGAAGCCCGGTGGCAGGGTGGCCGTGCTGTCCGGGCGGCGCAACGCCTGCAGGGCACCGGCCAGCTCGGGGCGCCACTGGGCGACGTCGAGCTTGGTGAGCTGGGCGGTGGCGGCGGTCAGCGCCTGGGTCAGCTCGGATTCCGCTTCGGCCGCGCCCATCTGGAACACCGGCCGGTATTCCGCCACGGGGTAGAACTGCCACAGCACCGTCTCGAACTCCACGCCGGAGCCCGAGGTGTGCCGCCGTACAGCCGGCACCACGCCGAAGGCCGGGGTCATCACCGCCTCACCGGCCAGCATCGCCGCGCCGGTCAGGTCGCCGGGGCCGGGCAGGCCGCGCGGGTCGCCGGGGGCGGGCAGCACCAGCCGGATGTCGTCGGGGTGCAGCTTGGCAAACGCCGGGAGCGCCTGGGCCAGGCTCACGTCGGTCCAGGTGCCGGGGGCGTCGGCGACGAGGTGTTCCTCGTCGGCGGCGATCTCGTCGGCCAGCTCGTCGAACGGGACGAGACCGGCCCGCCAGGCGCGCACCCACGCCACGAACCGGGTTGACCGCCGTGCCGTGAGGGTCGCCGCATTCACTGCGGGGGACATGCGAGCAAGAGTACGTGCCGGGCGCCGAAATTGTCTCGGTGAGTGTGTCGCAGCGGCGTGTCCGTACGGGCAGAGTTACGGTGCCGGACATGTATGGGGAGGATGTGCTCGCCGGTGACTGGCGGCGGCGGAAGGTGATCCCGGAGGTGGACGCCGAGCCCGACCTGGTGGTCGAGGATGCCGATTCCGGCTTCTGCGGCGCCGTTGTCGGATTCGAGTACGGGGCCGTGGTGCTGGAGGACCGGCACGGCAAGCGGCGCAATTTCCCGCTCGCGCCCGCCGCATTCCTGCTGGACGGGCGAATAGTGACGCTGCGCAAACCCGCCGTGGCGCCGGCCGCGCCGAAACAGCATCGCACCGCGTCGGGTTCGGTGGCGGTCGCGGGCGTACGGGCACAGGTCGCCAAGGCCTCGCGCATCTGGGTCGAGGGCATTCACGACGCCGCCCTGGTCGAGCGTATCTGGGGCGACGACCTGCGGATCGAGGGTGTGGTGGTGGAACCGCTGGACGGCATCGACGACCTCGCCGGTGCCGTCCGGCAGTTCCGGCCGGCCCGCAACCGGCGGGTCGGCGTGCTGGTCGACCATCTTGTCGCCGGTTCCAAGGAAAGCCGCATCGTGGCCGCGGTGACCGACCCGGACGTGCTGGTCACCGGGCATCCGTACATCGATGTCTGGCAGGCGGTCAAGCCCGAGCGGGTGGGGCTGCGGGAATGGCCGGTCATCCCGCCCGGGCAGCCGTGGAAGGAGGGCGTGTGCCGGGCCGTGGGCGTCGCCGAACCGTACGAGATGTGGCGGCGCATTCTTGCGAGCGTGAGCAGTTACAAGGATGTGGAAACGCCGCTCATCAATGCGATGGAACGGCTTATCGATTTTGTCACCGAACCGCCGGATCAGCCGTGAGCGGCGGATGAACGGTCGAGCGGAGGCCGTCGGCGGTGGCCCGGGAATGGCGGCATCGCGCCGGTCGGGCGGTTGCGGCCGACCGGGTGGTTCAGCTGCGGCGCGGACACCTGATCGGGTTGATCGTGCTGTGCGGGCGTCAGTGTGATGTCGGACGCAGACAGATTCGCCTCGGGGTGCTCCAGCCGCCGTGGTCCCACCGTTCGGCTCACTCGGTGGAGGGCCGGCAAGTCGCCGACGAGCGACGCCACCCGGCTGCGCCGGGCTCAGTCGACCCGATAGGTCAGGTGGGTGGCGGTGGCCGAGGGGCGCACGTGGATCTGGCGCAGCCGCCGCGGTGCCGTGCCGCCGCCCCACAGCGGGGTGCCACCACCGAGCAGCAGCGGCGCGAGGTGCAGGTGCAGCTCGTCGACCACGCCGGCTTCGACGGCGGTGCGCACGGTCTGCCCGCCGCCCATGATGACCACGGCGCGTTCCCCGGCCATCGCGACCGCCTTGGCCACGGCGCTGCGGATGCCGTCGACCACGAAGGTGGTGCGGTCAGCGAGCCGGGCGCGGTCGGGCGGGGTGCGGGTGACCACCAGCAACGGCGGCTGCGCGGCCTGCTCGGCGCCATAGCCGACCTCGTCGTTCCAGCCCCGCGGACCGTCGATGATGTCGAACAACCGCCGGCCCATCACCACCACGCCGGTCGCCTCGGTGCCGGCGACCAGGATCTCGCGGTCCACCGCGTCACCGGCGAACGCCCAGGTGTGCAACGGCTCGCCACCGTCGCCCAGACCGTTGTCGAGGCCCGGGTGCGGGCCGGTCACATATCCGTCGAGCGACACCGAGATGTCAGCGACCACTTTCGCCATCGTCCGAGCATGCCACCCCGGGCGGCCGCACGCGGACCCATGACCGGCGGTTCGGCGGATTCCGCCGGGGTCCAGCCGGCGCAGCAGATCCGTGGCCTCGGCATCGCTGACGGCCGCTGCCGGGTCGAAGGAGGCGACAGGGGCCCGCGCGGATCAGCGCGGTCAGGCTCACCCGTCCAGGGTGGCCGGCTCAGCTCGCCGGGGCCAGCCGCGACCCGGTCCAGGCCAGGCCCATGCCCGCGGCGAGCAGCAGCAGCGCGCCCACGGTGGGCAGCGGCTTGACGGCGAACGACCCGGCCCCGATCGAC includes:
- a CDS encoding NUDIX domain-containing protein; protein product: MPDRYAHCTFCGARFTPGQPWPRRCAACGETSYLNPKPVAVALQPVGAGLLVIRRAVPPAAGTLALPGGFMEPSETWQQAAARELHEETGVTADPATVLLFDASSAPDGTLLIFALFPALASPADLPPHTDTETTGREVLERPEQLGFDLHTRAVDQWFRQVAADF
- a CDS encoding dihydrofolate reductase family protein, which encodes MAKVVADISVSLDGYVTGPHPGLDNGLGDGGEPLHTWAFAGDAVDREILVAGTEATGVVVMGRRLFDIIDGPRGWNDEVGYGAEQAAQPPLLVVTRTPPDRARLADRTTFVVDGIRSAVAKAVAMAGERAVVIMGGGQTVRTAVEAGVVDELHLHLAPLLLGGGTPLWGGGTAPRRLRQIHVRPSATATHLTYRVD
- a CDS encoding DUF3097 domain-containing protein, with the protein product MYGEDVLAGDWRRRKVIPEVDAEPDLVVEDADSGFCGAVVGFEYGAVVLEDRHGKRRNFPLAPAAFLLDGRIVTLRKPAVAPAAPKQHRTASGSVAVAGVRAQVAKASRIWVEGIHDAALVERIWGDDLRIEGVVVEPLDGIDDLAGAVRQFRPARNRRVGVLVDHLVAGSKESRIVAAVTDPDVLVTGHPYIDVWQAVKPERVGLREWPVIPPGQPWKEGVCRAVGVAEPYEMWRRILASVSSYKDVETPLINAMERLIDFVTEPPDQP